In Oreochromis niloticus isolate F11D_XX linkage group LG18, O_niloticus_UMD_NMBU, whole genome shotgun sequence, one genomic interval encodes:
- the snap47 gene encoding synaptosomal-associated protein 47, producing the protein MSRDVPIHSWPGSYYINSEKRWENGTLSLTRTTVRFVSNQSKESLASFRLSRIVEIKMESSSFIFSTLTVLEEGNVKHWFGSLKPNRVVVYNVLEHFWRERLLSPSSEAQRAEAQPTKGRELISLVAGAQKRLEDTGRVLGHQGEQFDNMMQGLEKIDSDLGVADKLLSELESPSWWPFGKLPWKTQQDAKAEDAARAAAAASSSAARYSSRNKLITSIPAVLSKGGESDLKPGCLLVLVSSLEVRNTNCQLLHRFERNEIDEIRVHSPYEITVRQRFIGKPDICYRLLSAKMPEALSVLEMQYKKKIEFTSEYTDFKTTPVSSPRDTEGKSWTEGLLQTCQETELPLEVPAGELSQLQVHVFQPSVSQAEAQELKQMLMQLKNLALEAETELERQDEALDVLTSSTDRATMHIEKHTCRMKRLL; encoded by the exons ATGAGCCGGGACGTTCCCATCCACAGCTGGCCAGGCTCCTATTACATCAACAGTGAGAAACGGTGGGAAAACGGAACCCTGTCTCTCACCAGAACCACGGTGCGCTTCGTCTCCAACCAGAGCAAGGAGAGTCTTGCCAGCTTCCGTCTCTCGAGGATCGTGGAGATCAAGATGGAGTCATCTAGTTTCATCTTCAGCACTCTCACAGTACTTGAAGAAGGCAACGTGAAACATTGGTTTGGTTCCCTTAAGCCCAACAGGGTGGTGGTTTATAATGTGTTAGAGCATTTCTGGAGAGAGCGGCTTCTCTCTCCCAGCTCAGAAGCCCAGCGGGCTGAGGCTCAGCCTACAAAGGGAAGAGAGCTTATCAGCCTGGTGGCAGGGGCCCAGAAAAGATTGGAGGACACTGGCAGAGTCCTCGGCCATCAGGGAGAGCAGTTTGACAATATGATGCAGGGCCTGGAGAAGATTGACTCTGACTTGGGCGTGGCTGACAA ACTTCTGTCAGAACTGGAGTCTCCTTCCTGGTGGCCATTTGGTAAACTCCCCTGGAAGACCCAGCAGGATGCAAAGGCCGAGGATGCTGCgagagctgcagctgctgcttcttcttcagcaGCCAGGTACTCCAGCAGAAATAAGTTAATCACAAGCATCCCAGCAGTGCTGTCCAAAGGTGGAGAATCGGACTTGAAGCCTGGATGTTTGTTGGTGCTAGTGTCCTCGCTGGAGGTGCGAAACACAAACTGCCAGCTCCTTCACAGATTTGAGCGAAATGAAATTGACGAAATCAGGGTGCACAGCCCCTATGAGATTACCGTCAGGCAGCGTTTCATCGGGAAGCCAGACATATGTTACAGGCTCCTGTCCGCCAAGATGCCAGAGGCTTTGTCCGTGTTAGAGATGCAGTACAAAAAGAAGATAGAGTTCACAAGCGAATACACAGATTTTAAGACAACTCCAGTTTCATCGCCACGtgacacagaagggaaaagctGGACTGAAG GTTTACTGCAGACGTGCCAAGAGACAGAGCTCCCACTGGAGGTCCCCGCAGGAGAGCTGTCCCAGTTGCAGGTGCATGTTTTCCAGCCATCTGTCAGTCAGGCTGAGGCCCAGGAACTCAAACAG ATGCTCATGCAACTAAAGAACCTTGCCTTGGAGGCCGAAACTGAGCTGGAACGCCAGGATGAAGCCCTGGATGTCCTGACAAGCTCCACAGACCGGGCCACCATGCACATAGAGAAGCACACCTGTCGCATGAAAAGACTCCTGTAG
- the jmjd4 gene encoding 2-oxoglutarate and iron-dependent oxygenase JMJD4 gives MDREAYRNCSSLVKIPRQSYEQFWSSHFLDYIDKELSYSKFFKKYLLPNHPCMFSRRFTEEWKCRKQWVTGDGKPNFQKLLQEFDETPVPVANCNAKEYNANPKQVMPFKEFIHYWREYILNGHSSPKGCLYLKDWHMSRDFPEHNVYTTPVFFTSDWLNEYWDTLEVDDYRFVYMGPKGSWTPFHSDVFRSYSWSANICGRKKWLLYPPGQEEFLRDTHGNLPYDVTSAELRDRGLFPHAEEACQPLEIIQEAGEIIFVPSGWHHQVYNLEDTISINHNWLNGCNIDIMWQFLQTELSSVQKEIDEWRNTMDSWHQHCQVIMKACSGINYGEFASFLKIIANNRMAFLNACSSGDPSDYSRHLSEILTTLGPYHAAFDLQRVAHIIECLLCNEDFKRLDHSTLTLQPETMLQQIRDTIQSTRGQHLLYQE, from the exons ATGGATAGGGAGGCGTACCGTAACTGCAGCAGCCTGGTCAAAATACCAAGGCAGTCATATGAACAGTTTTGGTCTTCGCATTTTCTAGATTACATTGACAAGGAGCTTAGCTATTCCAAGTTTTTCAAGAAATATCTGCTCCCCAATCACCCTTGTATGTTTTCAAGGAGATTCACAGAGGAGTGGAAGTGTAGGAAACAGTGGGTGACTGGGGATGGGAAACCTAATTTCCAGAAATTGCTGCAAGAGTttg ATGAGACTCCAGTCCCTGTTGCAAACTGCAATGCGAAGGAGTACAATGCCAACCCCAAACAAGTCATGCCTTTCAAAGAATTTATACACTACTGGAGGGAATACATCTTGAATGGACACTCATCACCCAAAGGATGCCTCTATCTTAAAGACTGGCACATGTCAAG GGACTTTCCAGAACATAATGTTTACACCACACCAGTGTTCTTTACTTCTGACTGGCTCAATGAATACTGGGACACCCTTGAAGTGGATGACTACCGATTTGTCTACATGGGACCTAAAGGGTCATG GACACCATTCCACTCTGATGTGTTCCGTTCATACAGTTGGTCTGCAAACATCTGTGGCAGGAAGAAGTGGCTCTTGTATCCTCCAGGTCAGGAGGAGTTTTTACGAGACACTCACGGCAACCTCCCTTATGATGTTACGTCAGCTGAACTTCGAGACAGAGGCCTTTTTCCACACGCTGAAGAAGCCTGCCAACCTCTTGAAATCATTCAGGAGGCAGGAGAAATCATTTTTGTGCCTAGTGGTTGGCATCATCAAGTTTATAATCTG GAGGACACCATCTCCATTAATCATAACTGGCTGAATGGTTGCAACATTGACATCATGTGGCAGTTTCTTCAGACTGAACTGTCATCTGTTCAAAAAGAGATAGATGAGTGGAGAAACACAATGGACTCGTGGCATCAGCACTGCCAG GTAATTATGAAGGCTTGCTCCGGTATCAATTATGGAGAATTTGCCTCGTTTTTGAAAATCATTGCCAACAACAGAATGGCTTTCCTTAACGCTTGCTCCTCTGGGGATCCCTCCGATTACTCACGTCATCTCTCAGAGATCCTCACCACGCTGGGACCTTACCACGCGGCCTTTGACCTACAAAGAGTAGCTCATATAATCGAATGCCTCCTGTGCAATGAAGACTTTAAGCGACTCGATCACTCAACATTGACTCTGCAGCCAGAAACA